A part of Melittangium boletus DSM 14713 genomic DNA contains:
- a CDS encoding fused MFS/spermidine synthase, with amino-acid sequence MNARVWRIAPLLFGSGFCALVYQTAWQRELRLIFGASTAASAAVLAIFMGGMGLGGALLGARVDRNKRPLAFYADLELLIALSAALTPLLVWLVRSVYVSMGGTVVLGMGLGSVVRLVLSALVLAVPTLLMGGTLPAAARAAETPDDVRRRALAVLYGLNTLGAVAGATASTFLLFEVFGTRTTLWLASLLNIVVALVARSVARGLPEQGEAAPASAPSAVDTGASLLPPRRFVLAAAALVGFAFFLMEMVWYRMLGPLLGGSTFTFGLILVVALAGIGLGGAAYAAWGQDRPATPRGFALTCLVEALLLAVPLALGDRLAVLAAMVQPLSAFGFGGLVLGWAVVAALVVFPAAFVSGVQFPLLLALLGRGGDEVGRQVGQAYAWNTVGSIVGSLAGGFGLLPLLSAPGVWRLVGGVLVALGLVAVGLSLRQERTSAVRLLPSLLVAVFTVLLLTTEGPTAAWRHSGIGAGRAQLEATTTNALHEWRMKQRLWMLWEVDGVESSVGLQGSDGLSFIVNGKSDGNSIGDSGTQVMGGLIGALAHPHPRSSMVIGLGTGSTAGWLGAVPEMERVDVLEIEPAIVEVARQCADVNEHVLDNPKVHIFFDDAREVLLASKQSYDIIFSEPSNPYRAGISSLFSREFYQAVRRRLAPGGIFLQWVQGYEVDARTVTSVYATLSTEFGAVETWQTMGGDLILLATEEPFRHDLERMRARLSQEPYRRALPSVWSTDELEGVLSRFIAGPALTRELTEGQEELINTDDLSYVEFAFARSVGRSRTGFSTSLLRNAGIRVGADRPEMARGSADWQRVEEVRAFSGVEWPLAKRGDLNPDALKKTRAFAEAYGRGQYPEALRLWREGGGQPRGPLELRIVADLLSMHGDDAALPLLSRLDGTRPIDAELLRAQLNWTQGRLPEATQALERAFTQLRQTPWSNTLLLERTLRMIDAISGKDAALGRRLWAVMTEPFSNHRGESRRRQIRVALAHSLGFSEFCVDALASYEPYPPWNKHFLEMRARCYVENHSALEDQALTELADFLATEPPSLLADDSPAGPPPPSNEDSRSSAGEEAP; translated from the coding sequence ATGAACGCACGCGTTTGGAGGATCGCCCCGTTGTTGTTCGGTTCGGGGTTTTGCGCGCTGGTGTACCAGACGGCATGGCAGCGCGAGCTGCGCCTCATCTTCGGTGCCTCCACGGCGGCATCCGCCGCGGTCCTGGCCATCTTCATGGGCGGTATGGGTCTGGGCGGAGCGCTGCTCGGGGCGAGGGTGGACCGGAACAAGCGTCCGCTGGCCTTCTACGCCGACCTGGAGCTGCTCATCGCCCTGAGCGCGGCCTTGACGCCGCTCCTGGTGTGGCTGGTGCGCTCCGTCTACGTGTCCATGGGCGGCACGGTGGTCCTGGGCATGGGCCTGGGCTCGGTGGTTCGGCTGGTGCTGTCGGCGTTGGTGCTCGCGGTGCCCACGCTCCTCATGGGGGGCACGCTGCCCGCGGCGGCGCGCGCGGCGGAAACGCCCGACGATGTCCGGCGCCGGGCGCTCGCGGTGCTCTACGGCCTCAACACCCTGGGCGCCGTGGCGGGGGCCACCGCCTCCACCTTCCTGCTCTTCGAGGTATTCGGCACCCGCACCACCCTGTGGTTGGCGAGTCTGCTCAACATCGTGGTCGCCCTCGTGGCCCGCTCGGTGGCGCGAGGACTGCCCGAACAGGGTGAAGCCGCCCCCGCGTCCGCCCCCTCGGCGGTGGACACCGGCGCCAGCCTCCTCCCGCCGCGCCGCTTCGTGCTCGCGGCCGCCGCCCTGGTGGGCTTCGCCTTCTTCCTCATGGAGATGGTGTGGTACCGGATGCTGGGTCCGCTCCTGGGCGGCTCCACCTTCACGTTCGGCCTCATCCTGGTGGTGGCGCTCGCGGGAATCGGACTGGGCGGCGCGGCCTACGCGGCCTGGGGCCAGGATCGCCCGGCCACCCCGCGCGGCTTCGCCCTCACGTGCCTCGTGGAGGCCCTGCTGCTCGCCGTGCCGCTCGCCCTGGGGGATCGGCTGGCGGTGCTCGCGGCGATGGTGCAGCCCCTGTCCGCCTTCGGCTTCGGTGGGCTCGTGCTTGGTTGGGCGGTCGTCGCCGCGCTGGTGGTTTTTCCCGCCGCCTTCGTGTCCGGCGTGCAGTTCCCCCTGTTGTTGGCGCTGCTGGGCCGCGGCGGCGACGAGGTCGGCCGACAGGTGGGGCAGGCCTATGCCTGGAACACCGTGGGCTCCATCGTGGGCTCGCTGGCGGGCGGCTTCGGCTTGTTGCCCCTGCTGTCCGCGCCCGGCGTCTGGCGGCTGGTGGGGGGTGTGCTCGTGGCCCTGGGCCTGGTGGCCGTGGGGCTGTCCCTGCGCCAGGAGCGCACTTCCGCCGTCCGGCTCCTGCCCTCCCTGCTCGTGGCCGTGTTCACCGTCCTGCTGCTCACCACCGAGGGGCCCACCGCGGCCTGGCGCCACAGCGGAATCGGCGCCGGACGTGCCCAGCTGGAAGCCACCACCACCAATGCCCTGCATGAGTGGCGCATGAAGCAGCGGCTGTGGATGTTGTGGGAGGTGGATGGCGTGGAGAGCAGCGTGGGGCTCCAGGGCTCGGATGGCTTGTCGTTCATCGTCAACGGCAAGTCGGATGGCAACAGCATTGGCGACTCCGGCACCCAGGTGATGGGTGGCCTCATCGGCGCGCTGGCCCACCCCCATCCCCGCAGCTCGATGGTCATCGGCCTGGGCACCGGCAGCACCGCGGGCTGGCTGGGCGCGGTGCCGGAGATGGAGCGGGTGGACGTGTTGGAGATAGAACCCGCGATCGTCGAGGTCGCGCGCCAGTGCGCCGACGTCAACGAGCACGTGCTCGACAATCCCAAGGTCCACATCTTCTTCGACGACGCCCGCGAGGTCCTGCTCGCGTCCAAGCAGTCCTACGACATCATCTTCTCCGAGCCCTCCAATCCCTACCGGGCCGGCATCTCCAGCCTCTTCTCCCGCGAGTTCTACCAGGCGGTTCGGCGACGGCTGGCCCCCGGGGGAATCTTCCTGCAGTGGGTGCAGGGCTACGAGGTGGACGCACGCACGGTGACCAGCGTCTATGCCACGCTCTCCACGGAGTTCGGCGCCGTGGAGACCTGGCAGACGATGGGGGGAGATCTCATCCTCCTGGCCACGGAGGAGCCCTTCCGCCACGACCTGGAGCGGATGCGCGCGCGGCTGTCCCAGGAGCCCTACCGCCGGGCGCTGCCTTCCGTCTGGAGCACCGATGAGCTGGAGGGCGTGCTCTCGCGCTTCATCGCGGGCCCCGCGCTGACCCGCGAACTGACCGAGGGCCAGGAGGAACTCATCAACACGGATGATCTGTCGTACGTGGAGTTCGCCTTCGCCCGGAGCGTGGGCCGCTCGCGGACGGGTTTCTCGACCTCCCTGCTGCGCAACGCCGGAATCCGGGTGGGGGCGGATCGGCCCGAGATGGCCCGAGGCTCGGCGGACTGGCAGCGCGTCGAGGAGGTGCGGGCCTTCTCGGGCGTGGAGTGGCCCCTGGCGAAACGGGGTGACCTGAATCCGGACGCGCTGAAGAAGACCCGGGCCTTCGCCGAGGCCTATGGGCGCGGCCAATACCCGGAGGCACTGCGGCTCTGGCGCGAGGGGGGAGGGCAGCCCCGGGGTCCGTTGGAGCTCAGGATCGTGGCGGATTTGCTGAGCATGCATGGGGACGACGCCGCGCTGCCGCTCTTGTCACGGTTGGACGGCACGCGTCCCATCGACGCCGAGCTGCTGCGCGCCCAACTGAACTGGACCCAGGGCCGTCTCCCCGAGGCGACGCAAGCGCTCGAGCGGGCCTTCACCCAGCTGCGCCAGACGCCCTGGAGCAACACCCTGCTGCTCGAGAGGACCCTGCGCATGATCGACGCCATCTCGGGAAAGGACGCGGCGTTGGGTCGGCGGCTGTGGGCCGTGATGACCGAGCCCTTCTCCAATCATCGAGGAGAATCTAGACGCCGACAGATCCGGGTAGCGTTGGCCCACTCGCTGGGTTTCTCGGAGTTCTGTGTCGATGCGCTCGCGTCCTATGAGCCCTATCCCCCCTGGAACAAGCATTTCCTCGAGATGCGCGCCCGGTGCTACGTGGAGAATCACTCCGCGCTCGAGGATCAGGCGCTGACGGAGCTCGCGGACTTCCTGGCCACCGAACCTCCGTCCCTGCTGGCCGACGACAGCCCAGCGGGTCCGCCCCCCCCATCCAACGAGGACTCCCGCTCCTCCGCCGGGGAAGAAGCGCCATAG
- a CDS encoding M56 family metallopeptidase, whose product MAALAFLLECAATAALIGLAVSLLVWPALLVLRGRVLQRVPALRADLAFVLGMLPALVSMGVVAAAIAPPLAAALGLAADHCLSHGHHVHLCFVHSTHVRPLLAAVGAFALAVFLFRAGAVVLRLMRMRARLSALESLGTSRPGLFSIVAVPGAPRLCHAVGLVRRRILLSASLEESLTPAELRSALAHEEAHLRRRDPLLGLLLGVAGLFAAPFLARTCTTVYQTAAEEACDAEAAAAVGDGGLVAGALVKVAALQRKLSHVTGVEPAFGALALERRVRLLLDEEARASSAHALRVAGAVALAAGLFVLAHTTFLHHAVETALHLLF is encoded by the coding sequence ATGGCGGCCCTGGCCTTCCTCCTGGAGTGTGCGGCGACGGCGGCCCTCATCGGCCTGGCTGTCTCGTTGCTGGTGTGGCCCGCGCTCCTGGTCCTCCGAGGCCGGGTGTTGCAGCGCGTTCCGGCGCTCCGGGCGGATCTTGCCTTCGTGCTCGGAATGCTCCCCGCCTTGGTCTCGATGGGGGTGGTGGCTGCCGCGATTGCTCCCCCGCTCGCCGCGGCGCTCGGTCTGGCGGCTGACCACTGTCTGAGTCATGGGCACCACGTACACCTGTGCTTCGTCCATTCGACGCACGTGAGGCCCCTCCTGGCGGCGGTGGGCGCCTTCGCGCTCGCCGTGTTCCTCTTCCGTGCCGGGGCAGTCGTCCTCCGGTTGATGCGGATGCGGGCGCGGCTGTCCGCCCTCGAGTCGCTCGGCACCTCGCGCCCGGGGCTCTTCTCCATCGTCGCTGTTCCCGGGGCTCCGCGGCTCTGCCATGCGGTGGGACTCGTGCGCAGGCGCATCCTGCTCTCGGCCAGTCTGGAGGAGTCGCTGACTCCAGCGGAGTTGCGTTCGGCACTGGCGCACGAGGAGGCCCACCTGCGTCGTCGAGATCCGTTGCTCGGGCTGCTGCTCGGGGTGGCCGGGCTCTTCGCCGCGCCGTTCCTCGCACGGACCTGCACCACCGTCTACCAGACGGCCGCCGAGGAGGCCTGCGATGCCGAAGCGGCGGCGGCGGTGGGTGATGGCGGGTTGGTGGCGGGCGCGCTCGTCAAGGTCGCGGCTCTCCAGCGGAAGCTCTCCCACGTAACAGGGGTAGAGCCTGCCTTCGGGGCACTCGCACTGGAGCGCCGTGTCCGGCTCCTGCTCGATGAGGAGGCGCGAGCTTCCTCGGCGCATGCCCTTCGAGTCGCCGGAGCCGTGGCCCTCGCCGCCGGGCTGTTCGTACTTGCTCACACCACCTTCCTCCACCACGCGGTGGAGACGGCCCTCCATCTCCTCTTCTGA
- a CDS encoding BlaI/MecI/CopY family transcriptional regulator produces MKKRTWEPLGHLEAAVMGVVWARAPVTAREVCDRMTGAEERAYTTIMTTMDRLHRKGLLVREKDGLAWRYTPALGKAEFEKALADGLAAGILQAHGEVALSAFVDATAEVDEGLLDQLARLIAQRRKGRR; encoded by the coding sequence GTGAAGAAGCGCACGTGGGAACCGCTGGGCCACTTGGAAGCGGCCGTGATGGGTGTCGTCTGGGCTCGTGCTCCGGTGACCGCTCGCGAGGTGTGCGACCGGATGACGGGGGCCGAGGAGCGGGCCTACACCACCATCATGACGACCATGGACCGGCTTCACCGCAAGGGGCTGCTCGTCCGCGAGAAGGACGGCCTGGCCTGGCGGTACACGCCCGCGCTCGGCAAGGCCGAGTTCGAGAAGGCGCTCGCGGACGGCCTGGCGGCGGGAATCCTTCAGGCGCACGGCGAGGTCGCGCTCTCGGCCTTCGTCGATGCAACGGCCGAGGTCGATGAGGGGCTGCTCGACCAGTTGGCTCGGCTCATCGCCCAGCGGCGCAAGGGGCGCAGGTGA
- a CDS encoding TolC family protein: MRSSPRRSTSSTILGSISLLLLAGTAVAQPALNESQYVERVLTASLEARVAELEAALGRAEAVGVGSWPNPELGWERQKTTSGTRDGESQDVLVASIPLVLSGRLGLEREAVDQNAKAAEARHEWARAGLRHEATRAFSAVLAARERRRILEQSFAELRRVAEAIATRERAGEAAGYDRLRIELEAATVRDALRGAVLDEQQAEAQALRLLGPGVTVLPPFEGMLQVERLLPDGASLLAELEERRGDLRALALEARGAEAAQRAAGRGWIPEPSVRAGAQLLDMGLPGAGVGYVVGVGLPLPVFDRRQGEAARAEARRGLAEARRAALLHEARTRLAVVLEAVSGRRERQARHRTEVLGRAQELRQVAATAYRGGGAELLVLVDAERAAREARLTAVELAVSLAEAETDLLLLAGAYDGATSRSATR, translated from the coding sequence ATGCGCTCGTCCCCTCGGCGTTCGACTTCATCTACTATCCTGGGTAGTATCTCCCTGCTGCTGCTGGCCGGCACGGCCGTGGCTCAGCCCGCGCTCAACGAGTCGCAATATGTGGAGCGGGTTCTCACCGCGAGCCTGGAGGCCCGCGTCGCCGAGCTCGAAGCCGCGCTCGGCCGCGCCGAAGCCGTGGGCGTCGGCTCGTGGCCCAACCCCGAGCTGGGGTGGGAGCGCCAGAAGACGACCTCCGGAACACGGGACGGGGAGAGCCAGGATGTGCTGGTGGCCTCCATCCCCCTGGTGCTCTCCGGGCGGCTGGGGTTGGAGCGCGAGGCCGTGGACCAGAACGCGAAGGCCGCCGAGGCACGGCATGAGTGGGCCCGGGCTGGTTTGCGGCATGAGGCGACGCGAGCCTTCTCCGCGGTGCTGGCGGCTCGGGAGCGCCGGCGCATTCTGGAGCAGTCCTTCGCCGAGCTGCGGCGCGTGGCCGAGGCCATTGCCACCCGCGAGCGAGCGGGGGAGGCCGCCGGCTACGACAGGCTGCGCATCGAGCTGGAGGCGGCGACGGTGCGGGATGCGCTGCGCGGCGCCGTACTGGACGAGCAACAGGCAGAAGCCCAGGCGCTGCGGCTCCTCGGGCCCGGGGTGACGGTGCTCCCCCCGTTCGAGGGTATGCTCCAGGTGGAGCGGCTCCTGCCGGACGGGGCCTCGCTGTTGGCGGAGCTCGAGGAACGGCGTGGCGATCTGCGCGCCCTCGCGCTCGAAGCCCGTGGCGCGGAGGCCGCCCAGCGTGCGGCGGGCCGGGGTTGGATTCCGGAGCCCTCCGTCCGCGCGGGCGCGCAGCTCCTCGACATGGGACTGCCGGGGGCCGGGGTGGGGTACGTGGTCGGTGTGGGGCTGCCGCTGCCTGTCTTCGACCGTCGGCAAGGAGAGGCAGCCCGGGCGGAAGCGCGTCGGGGGCTCGCCGAAGCACGTCGCGCGGCACTTCTCCACGAAGCACGGACCCGGCTCGCGGTCGTTCTCGAGGCGGTGTCTGGCCGACGGGAGCGACAGGCGCGGCACCGGACCGAGGTGCTCGGGCGTGCGCAGGAACTGCGGCAGGTCGCCGCGACTGCCTACCGGGGTGGAGGAGCCGAGCTCCTCGTCCTGGTCGATGCCGAGCGTGCCGCCCGCGAGGCTCGGCTGACCGCGGTCGAGCTGGCGGTGTCCCTGGCCGAGGCCGAGACAGACCTTCTTCTTCTCGCGGGTGCCTATGACGGCGCCACGTCCCGGAGTGCCACCCGATGA
- a CDS encoding efflux RND transporter periplasmic adaptor subunit, which produces MSRSLLLVLSLACLSACKRAPGDHEHGAGQGHEHGAAVSEPERPDESVTVYQDGLELFMEYPAFVVGQPSPLVAHFTDARDPNGFHVVTKGRVTATLRYADGSEERFVAEKLSRDGIFKPEVRPTKAGEGTLTLRLEGEQVSGTVDVGKVVVHPTVAAAVAAAPSEEGSAATVGFLKEQQWKTQYATAPAEPRVLQGGVRANGELKPVAGQSAELSAPVAGRISVGDKVVHLGQRVRKGEVLVRLVPTGSVSGTDLASLEMEAARARAELGLAEREVKRAEEMFAGKAIPEKQLDAARVAREVAAARMAATERQLALYRGTQSGSMAGPGGAAFELRSPVDGVVSFAEVIPGAVVEAGRLLVSVINPERLWLEARVFEADAPKVERSSGASFSVAGFEHEFTVDEKTGRRVAVGSVVDRSTRTVPVIFELPNPDGVLKPGMFAKVTLYTGQTVRGVAIPESALVDDNGKPTVYVMQGGESFFKRAVRLGVRSGGYVQVLEGVKEGERVVSRGAYDIKLSTATGAIPEHGHPH; this is translated from the coding sequence ATGAGCCGTTCCCTCCTCCTCGTCCTCTCCCTGGCGTGTCTGAGTGCCTGCAAACGCGCCCCAGGTGACCATGAACACGGTGCCGGACAAGGCCATGAGCATGGCGCTGCCGTCAGCGAGCCGGAGCGTCCGGACGAGTCCGTCACCGTCTACCAGGACGGCCTGGAACTCTTCATGGAGTACCCGGCGTTCGTGGTGGGCCAGCCCTCGCCCCTGGTGGCCCACTTCACGGATGCGCGTGATCCCAACGGCTTCCACGTGGTGACGAAGGGGCGAGTGACGGCCACCCTGCGCTACGCGGATGGCTCGGAGGAGCGCTTCGTCGCCGAGAAGCTGTCGCGCGACGGCATCTTCAAACCGGAGGTGCGGCCCACGAAGGCGGGAGAGGGCACGCTCACCCTGCGCCTCGAGGGCGAGCAGGTGTCGGGCACAGTGGACGTGGGCAAGGTGGTGGTGCACCCCACCGTCGCCGCGGCCGTGGCCGCCGCGCCATCCGAGGAGGGGAGCGCGGCCACCGTGGGCTTCCTCAAGGAGCAGCAGTGGAAGACGCAATACGCGACGGCGCCGGCCGAGCCGCGTGTCCTCCAGGGTGGGGTGCGAGCCAACGGAGAGCTGAAGCCCGTGGCGGGGCAGTCCGCGGAGCTGTCCGCTCCAGTGGCCGGGCGTATCTCCGTGGGGGACAAGGTGGTGCACCTGGGGCAGCGCGTCCGCAAGGGCGAGGTGCTCGTGCGGCTGGTGCCCACCGGCTCGGTGAGCGGCACGGACCTGGCCTCCCTGGAGATGGAGGCGGCGAGGGCGCGGGCGGAGCTGGGCCTGGCGGAGCGGGAGGTGAAGCGCGCGGAGGAGATGTTCGCGGGCAAGGCCATTCCCGAGAAGCAGCTCGATGCGGCCCGGGTGGCGCGGGAGGTGGCGGCGGCGCGGATGGCGGCCACGGAGCGACAGCTCGCGCTCTACCGCGGCACCCAGAGCGGCTCGATGGCGGGCCCTGGTGGCGCGGCCTTCGAGCTGCGCTCCCCGGTGGACGGGGTGGTGTCCTTCGCGGAGGTCATCCCCGGGGCGGTGGTGGAGGCGGGCAGGCTCCTCGTCTCGGTGATCAACCCCGAGCGGCTGTGGCTGGAGGCCCGCGTGTTCGAGGCGGACGCGCCCAAGGTGGAGCGCTCGTCCGGGGCTTCCTTCTCCGTGGCGGGCTTCGAGCACGAGTTCACCGTGGACGAGAAGACGGGGCGCCGGGTCGCGGTGGGCTCGGTGGTGGACCGGAGCACCCGCACGGTGCCGGTCATCTTCGAGCTGCCCAACCCCGACGGTGTCCTCAAGCCCGGCATGTTCGCCAAGGTCACGCTCTACACCGGGCAGACGGTGCGCGGGGTGGCCATTCCCGAGTCGGCCCTCGTGGACGATAACGGCAAGCCCACTGTCTATGTCATGCAAGGGGGCGAGTCCTTCTTCAAGCGCGCTGTCCGCTTGGGCGTCCGCTCCGGCGGCTACGTCCAGGTGCTCGAGGGTGTGAAGGAGGGCGAGCGGGTCGTCTCCCGCGGCGCCTACGACATCAAGCTGTCCACCGCCACGGGGG